One region of Rhizoctonia solani chromosome 9, complete sequence genomic DNA includes:
- a CDS encoding carbamoyl-phosphate synthase has product MVTLAVAARGASGPDAVLELADGTTYSGINFGAAKSIAGECVFQTGMRIKAELDSLPAEFESSRIHVAGLVVAAYSEEYSHFLAQSSLGAWLKENNVPAIYGVDTRALTKRIRDKGSMLGRITIGNQEVPFSDPNVQNLVAQVSIKKPQLYTPSSVSKAQSRQHPSGRPLRVVAFDVGMKYNQIRCFTSRGVELLVVPWDYDLASHPADSYDGVFISNGPGDPSLLTPTITQISRLISLPASAAKPVFGICLGHQLLALAAGATTSKMKYGNRGHNIPCSDTRSGRCYITSQNHGFQVEAKSLPQGWHELFVNANDGSNEGIYCSNMPFFSVQFHPESTPGPRDTEFLFDVFIENIASCAETSSLVPIQLPGSGPVNQPAVPPPIDRIPVKKVLVLGSGGLSIGQAGEFDYSGSQAIKALKEEGIYTVLVNPNIATIATSKGLADKVYFLPVTPEFVRKIIKYERPDGIYVTFGGQTALSVGIALKDEFESLGCRVLGTPIETIIMTEDRQLFADAMAEIGEKCAQSASAATIDEARAAAKTIGFPVIVRAAYALGGLGSGFAQNQEQLDALCAKAFATSPQVLVEKSMKGWKEIEYEVVRDCRDNCITVCNMENFDPLGIHTGDSIVIAPSQTLSDQDYNMLRTTAINVIRHLGVVGECNIQYALNPTSKEYCIIEVNARLSRSSALASKATGYPLAFIAAKLGLHIPLNAISNSVTRSTTACFEPSLDYVVVKIPRWDLKKFSRVSKLLSSSMKSVGEVMSVARTFEEAIQKAIRAIDDSFVGFAPNGFVDDIDEELVNPTDKRIFAIADAFQRGYSVEKIWEMSNIDRWFLTKLKGIWEMEQDVVKGGLAGLTSLKLRNAKQYGFSDRHLASCLQSTEIAIRRLRQEYAVYPFVKQIDTVAAEFPAYTNYLYMTYNAVEHDVQFDDHGVMVLGSGVYRIGSSVEFDWCAVRAIRTLRDQGIKTIMVNYNPETVSTDYDEADRLYFENISLETIMDIYDAETSSGVILSMGGQTPNNIALPLHRQNVKIYGTSPEMIDTAENRYKFSRLLDTIGVDQPQWKELTSFDEAFKFCEKVKYPVLVRPSYVLSGAAMNVVSSPDDLASYLTQATAVSRDHPVVISKYIEEAKEIEMDAVARDGKLVMHYISEHIENAGVHSGDATLVLPPQDLDPETIRKIEDATSKIGNALNVTGPFNIQFIAKNNEIKVIECNLRAARSFPFVSKVSGVDAIELATRVMMGLPVEPYPPMSLPENYVGVKVPQFSFSRLSGADPVLGVEMASTGEVACFGKDKYEAYLKALISTGIQPPKKNILLSIGGYKEKLEMLPSVQKLHQAGYRLFATAGTADFFVEHNVPCKYLEALGEDDLKDAQKSEYSLTQHLANNLIDMYINLPSKNKYRRPASYSSKGYRTRRMAVDFAIPLITNVKCAKLLVEALVRRMPLDVSNVDYKTSHTTHTFPGLVNIQAFVPSLTENNSTAFSEVTKASICGGFTTVQVIAHGAQPGSGITDTNKLDVAQSNAVGAAHCHYALCAMAAGANTKSLDEDIQAETKALFIPFRGPEGGVNDIGSVAAHFASWPNEKPVITDAATTDLASVLLLASLHGRSVHVTNVMTRGDINLIVLSKAKSLKVTCDVSVYALFFSQDTYPGATCLPNADDQKALWENIKHVDVFSIGTTPYLLATQLGKTVSPKSGIYETLPLLLSAVAQGKLSLDDISKKLHDNPISIFGLAEQVHTQVEVVVDRKAQLPPAEYWSPLEGTAITGFVHRVVVHGSTVFLDGIASSTAMGRDLSSATSVPRTAQDRALRASFVGPRRPSVSATEGLQTAPLVPYAPATASGLAPQGMSILPSTLRQHATPSLGTLAPHPAFHRRHILSVRQFTHDDLHYLFNLAGEMRLHVERSGTLDLLRGRVLCTLFYEPSTRTSASFEAAMKRLGGDVVAVTADSSSVAKGESLADTVRTLGCYGDAVVLRHPAVGSVQTAAKFSPVPVLNAGDGVGEHPTQALLDIYTIRSELGTVNGRTITLLGDLKNGRTVHSLVNLLCFYSVQLNFVSPPSLAMPESVTAAARRAGVTVREYNSLDEVLGDTDVLYVTRVQRERFESDEAYESVKNAYVINQAVLARAKEDMIVMHPLPRLQEIDPDVDFDSRRAVYFRQMRYGLFIRMALLASILA; this is encoded by the exons ATGGTCACACTGGCGGTCGCAGCACGCGGCGCCTCTGGCCCAGACGCTGTCCTCGAGCTCGCCGATGGCACGACCTACTCTGGCATCAACTTCGGTGCCGCGAAAAGCATAGCCGGCGAATGCGTATTCCAGACAGGAATG AGGATCAAGGCCGAACTTGACTCTCTACCAGCAGAGTTTGAGTCGAGCCGAATTCATGTCGCCGGCCTTGTTGTCGCGGCCTACTCCGAGGAATATAGCCATTTCTTGGCTCAGTCGTCTCTTGGCGCCTGGCTCAAGGAGAACAATGTTCCCGCCATCTACGGCGTCGATACTAGGGCTCTTACTAAACGTATTCGAGACAAGGGATCTATGCTCGGTCGAATTACGATTGGGAACCAAGAAGTCCCGTTTTCGGACCCGAATGTTCAAAATCTCGTTGCTCAAGTGTCTATCAAGAAACCTCAGCTCTATACCCCTTCGTCCGTTTCAAAAGCCCAGTCCAGGCAACACCCATCTGGTCGTCCCCTTCGCGTGGTCGCGTTCGATGTCGGAATGAAATATAATCAAATCCGGTGTTTCACGTCACGTGGGGTAGAGCTGCTCGTCGTGCCTTGGGACTATGATCTTGCTTCTCACCCTGCCGATAGTTATGACGGCGTATTCATCTCCAATGGTCCGGGCGATCCATCACTTCTCACCCCAACCATTACCCAAATCAGTCGCCTGATTAGCCTTCCGGCTTCGGCCGCGAAGCCCGTTTTCGGTATTTGCTTGGGCCACCAGCTTCTCGCTCTTGCGGCCGGCGCTACAACCTCCAAGATGAAGTACGGAAATCGCGGCCACAACATTCCTTGCAGCGATACCCGCTCTGGACGATGCTACATCACTTCTCAAAACCATGGTTTCCAAGTTGAAGCCAAATCTCTGCCCCAAGGATGGCACGAACTGTTTGTCAACGCCAACGATGGCAGCAACGAGGGTATCTACTGCTCAAACATGCCATTCTTCTCGGTCCAATTCCATCCGGAGAGTACCCCTGGCCCTCGCGACACCGAATTCCTCTTCGATGTATTCATAGAGAATATCGCATCGTGCGCAGAGACTTCCTCCCTTGTTCCGATTCAACTCCCGGGAAGTGGTCCAGTCAACCAACCCGCTGTTCCACCCCCGATCGACCGAATTCCGGTCAAGAAGGTTTTGGTCCTCGGCTCGGGAGGTCTTTCGATCGGCCAGGCCGGCGAGTTTGATTATTCGGGTTCGCAAGCCATCAAGGCGCTCAAAGAGGAGGGCATCTACACGGTCCTCGTCAACCCGAACATCGCTACGATCGCAACATCAAAGGGTCTCGCCGACAAGGTGTACTTCCTGCCAGTCACTCCCGAGTTCGTTAGGAAAATCATCAAATACGAACGTCCAGATGGTATCTACGTTACGTTTGGAGGTCAAACCGCGTTGAGCGTTGGTATCGCCCTCAAAGACGAATTCGAGTCCCTCGGATGCCGTGTCTTGGGAACTCCCATCGAGACCATCATCATGACCGAGGATCGCCAGCTATTCGCCGACGCGATGGCTGAAATAGGAGAAAAGTGTGCTCAGTCGGCTTCGGCTGCGACCATCGACGAAGCTCGTGCTGCTGCCAAGACGATCGGGTTCCCGGTTATCGTTCGTGCAGCCTATGCCCTCGGCGGTCTCGGAAGTGGGTTTGCCCAAAACCAAGAGCAGCTGGACGCTCTGTGCGCCAAGGCGTTTGCGACGAGTCCGCAAGTTCTAGTCGAGAAAAGTATGAAGGGATGGAAGGAGATTGAATACGAAGTCGTAAGGGATTGTCGTGACAATTGCATCACGGTCTGTAACATGGAG AACTTCGATCCCCTCGGTATTCATACCGGAGATTCTATCGTCATTGCTCCTTCGCAAACCCTTTCCGATCAAGATTATAACATGCTTCGTACAACTGCGATCAATGTTATCCGGCACCTCGGTGTAGTTGGAGAATGCAATATCCAATATGCTTTGAACCCGACGTCGAAGGAATACTGCATCATTGAG GTCAATGCTCGTCTTTCTCGATCCTCAGCCCTCGCATCAAAAGCAACAGGCTATCCTCTCGCATTCATCGCCGCCAAACTTGGTTTACACATTCCCCTCAACGCAATCTCCAACTCGGTAACACGCTCGACAACAGCCTGCTTCGAGCCCTCGTTAGACTATGTCGTCGTTAAGATTCCGCGATGGGACTTGAAGAAGTTTAGCCGTGTCAGCAAATTGCTGAGCTCGAGCATGAAGAGTGTCGGAGAAGTCATGAGCGTGGCGAGGACCTTTGAAGAAGCGATTCAAAAAGCCATTCGAGCGATCGACGATAGTTTTGTCGGATTTGCACCG AATGGATTCGTGGACGATATTGATGAAGAGCTCGTGAATCCGACCGATAAGCGTATCTTTGCTATTGCGGATGCCTTCCAGCGCGGATACTCTGTGGAGAAAATTTGGGAAATGTCGAACATTGATCGATGGTTTTTGACAAAGTTGAAAGGAATCTGGGAGATGGAGCAAGACGTCGT CAAAGGGGGCCTCGCTGGACTCACCTCTCTAAAGCTCCGCAACGCCAAGCAGTACGGGTTCTCTGACCGACACCTCGCATCATGCCTTCAATCGACCGAAATTGCGATCCGCCGCTTGAGACAGGAATACGCCGTCTATCCGTTTGTGAAGCAAATCGACACCGTCGCTGCCGAGTTCCCCGCATACACCAACTACCTGTACATGACTTACAACGCCGTCGAGCACGACGTCCAGTTCGATGATCACGGAGTGATGGTTCTCGGATCGGGTGTCTATCGTATTGGCTCATCAGTCGAATTCGATTGGTGTGCAGTTCGGGCTATTCGTACCCTTCGTGACCAGGGAATCAAGACGATCATGGTCAACTACAATCCCGAAACAGTCAGTACGGACTACGACGAGGCCGATAGACTGTACTTTGAAAATATCTCCCTCGAGACGATCATGGATATTTATGATGCCGAAACGTCCAGCGGAGTTATCCTGTCCATGGGTGGTCAAACTCCGAACAATATTGCACTCCCACTCCACCGCCAGAACGTCAAGATCTACGGAACCTCGCCTGAAATGATTGATACTGCTGAAAATCGGTACAAATTCTCCCGTTTGCTCGATACGATCGGAGTCGACCAACCGCAGTGGAAAGAGCTAACGAGCTTCGACGAGGCGTTCAAGTTTTGCGAAAAGGTCAAATACCCCGTGCTTGTCCGCCCATCATATGTTCTTTCGGGAGCTGCTATGAACGTTGTATCGAGCCCCGATGATTTGGCGTCCTACTTGACTCAGGCAACCGCCGTATCCCGCGACCATCCCGTCGTCATTTCCAAGTACATTGAAGAAGCAAAGGAAATCGAGATGGACGCAGTCGCTCGCGATGGTAAACTCGTCATGCACTACATCTCGGAGCACATTGAAAACGCCGGTGTCCACTCTGGAGACGCAACTCTCGTCCTTCCTCCTCAGGATCTTGACCCAGAAACCATCCGTAAAATCGAAGACGCCACTTCCAAGATTGGGAATGCTCTCAATGTTACTGGGCCATTCAATATCCAGTTCATCGCCAAGAATAACGAGATCAAAGTCATCGAATGTAACCTCCGCGCAGCGCGTTCGTTCCCGTTCGTGAGCAAGGTTTCTGGCGTTGATGCGATTGAGCTTGCGACTCGAGTCATGATGGGTCTGCCGGTTGAGCCCTACCCGCCCATGTCCTTGCCCGAGAACTACGTTGGCGTCAAGGTTCCACAATTCAGTTTCAGTCGTCTTTCTGGTGCCGATCCGGTTCTCGGTGTGGAAATGGCCTCGACTGGTGAAGTAGCTTGCTTCGGAAAAGACAAGTACGAGGCGTACCTCAAGGCTTTAATCTCGACCGGTATTCAGCCCCCAAAGAAAAATATTCTGTTATCTATCGGAGGTTACAAGGAGAAGCTCGAGATGTTGCCGTCGGTCCAGAAACTTCATCAAGCGGGATATCGCCTCTTTGCGACAGCAGGAACAGCCGACTTTTTCGTCGAGCACAATGTGCCTTGCAAG TACTTGGAAGCCTTGGGAGAAGACGATCTCAAAGACGCTCAAAAGTCGGAGTATTCGCTCACCCAGCATCTCGCCAACAATTTGATCGACATGTACATCAATCTTCCGTCCAAAAACAAGTACCGTCGCCCAGCTAGTTACAGCAGTAAAGGCTATCGCACGCGTCGTATGGCAGTTGACTTCGCTATCCCTCTCATCACCAACGTCAAATGCGCCAAGTTGCTCGTCGAAGCGCTCGTCAGGCGTATGCCCCTCGATGTCTCAAATGTAGACTACAAGACTTCACATACGACACATACATTCCCAGGACTGGTTAATATACAAGCCTTCGTCCCTAGCCTCACAGAAAATAACTCGACGGCATTCTCAGAGGTCACAAAGGCTTCAATTTGCGGAGGATTCACGACCGTACAGGTTATTGCCCATGGCGCGCAGCCTGGGTCAGGGATCACAGACACAAATAAACTGGATGTCGCCCAGTCGAACGCTGTCGGCGCCGCCCATTGCCACTATGCACTATGTGCCATGGCCGCTGGAGCTAATACCAAATCACTTGACGAGGACATTCAGGCCGAGACCAAGGCGCTCTTTATTCCATTCCGAGGACCCGAAGGAGGGGTGAACGACATTGGCTCGGTGGCTGCTCACTTTGCATCTTGGCCAAACGAGAAACCCGTTATCACAGATGCCGCAACGACCGATTTGGCGAGCGTCTTGTTATTGGCTAGCTTGCATGGTCGAAGCGTGCATGTCACGAATGTCATGACTCGGGGAGATATCAACTTGATAGTATTGAGCAAGGCCAAGTCCCTCAAAGTTACTTGCGACGTCTcggtatatgcgctatttttcTCTCAAGACACCTATCCTGGAGCGACCTGCCTTCCCAACGCGGATGATCAAAAGGCACTTTGGGAGAATATAAAGCACGTCGATGTGTTTTCGATTGGCACGACACCGTACTTGCTAGCTACTCAACTGGGCAAGACCGTCTCTCCCAAGTCTGGAATTTACGAGACCCTGCCACTCCTGCTATCTGCCGTCGCCCAAGGCAAACTATCACTGGATGATATTAGCAAAAAATTGCACGACAACCCGATCAGCATTTTTGGTCTTGCCGAACAGGTGCACACTCAAGTCGAAGTTGTCGTCGACCGCAAAGCCCAACTCCCGCCTGCAGAATACTGGTCGCCGCTAGAAGGAACTGCAATCACCGGATTTGTTCATCGTGTCGTGGTTCACGGGAGCACTGTATTCCTCGATGGGATCGCCTCTTCGACTGCAATGGGTCGCGACTTGTCCTCGGCGACTTCAGTACCCCGGACAGCACAGGACCGCGCATTGCGTGCCTCGTTTGTCGGCCCACGCCGGCCTTCGGTCAGTGCGACAGAGGGACTCCAGACTGCTCCACTCGTCCCGTATGCGCCTGCCACTGCTTCAGGGTTAGCTCCTCAGGGAATGTCGATTTTGCCAAGCACGCTCCGCCAACATGCTACACCCAGCCTGGGCACTCTCGCACCTCACCCAGCATTCCACCGCCGCCACATTCTATCCGTCCGCCAATTCACACATGACGATCTTCACTACCTCTTCAACCTTGCTGGGGAGATGCGCCTCCATGTCGAACGATCCGGAACGCTCGACCTTCTCCGTGGCCGAGTGTTGTGTACATTATTCTACGAACCGTCGACCCGTACTTCGGCGAGCTTCGAAGCGGCTATGAAGCGACTTGGTGGAGATGTGGTAGCTGTGACTGCTGATTCTTCGTCTGTGGCCAAGGGAGAAAGTCTAGCTGATACAGTCCGCACGTTGGGATGCTATGGCGATGCTGTGGTGCTCAGGCATCCAGCTGTGGGAAGCGTTCAGACTGCGGCCAAGTTTTCGCCCGTACCAGTGCTAAATGCTGGAGATGGAGTAGGAGAACACCCCACACAG GCACTGCTAGATATTTACACCATCCGATCCGAGCTTGGAACTGTCAACGGGCGAACAATTACTCTCCTTGGGGACCTCAAAAATGGACGCACGGTTCACAGCCTCGTGAACCTCTTGTGCTTCTACAGCGTTCAACTTAACTTTGTGTCTCCGCCTTCCTTAGCGATGCCCGAATCTGTCACTGCTGCCGCTCGACGTGCTGGTGTGACCGTGCGGGAGTACAATTCTTTGGACGAGGTTTTGGGGGATACGGATGTGTTGTACGTGACTCGGGTTCAGAGAGAACGCTTCGAGAGCGACGAGGCGTATGAAAGCGTGAAAAACGCATATGTCATCAATCAGGCTGTGCTCGCTCGGGCCAAGGAGGATATGATCGTCATGCATCCTTTGCCTCGTCTACAAG AAATTGACCCAGACGTGGACTTTGATTCTCGCCGTGCGGTATACTTCCGGCAGATGCGTTATGGGTTGTTCATCAGGATGGCTCTCCTCGCAAGCATCCTTGCATAA
- a CDS encoding oxalate decarboxylase: MLFTPLLVLATYAAAAPAGTSSSLSLASTSTSTPASATAATAATGTSAAAVPSPTVPYASDDPNYSYLDRYQSGTPEPIMGAAGADILGPQNIPLERESPDFMAPPTTDSGTVENVKWPMAISHNRVQDGGWARQQNEHDMPLATAMAGVDMRLKAGAIREMHWHVTAEWGYVMAGSCRVNVVNQLGRNYLADVYPGDLWYFPEGIPHSIQGLNDTADGCDGTFSEDSTFLLTDWMAHVPKEVLAKNFRVNASAFDHIPGEQLWIFPSAVPTESVAEANPVSPQGEALLPYTFAASKAPATNVSDWRVCEGGGLADVQRVEDDRGGRGDCGAWGIRELHWHPTQPEWTFYLEGTARVTVFASSGNARTFDYQAGDIGYVPPTFGHYVENTGNTTMKYLEIFKTDIYEDISLNQWLALTPPEMVKAHLQLDDETISQLQKVKPIVVGPGEW, translated from the exons ATGCTGTTTACTCCTCTCCTCGTACTTGCCACCTATGCCGCCGCCGCTCCAGCCGGTACTAGTTCCAGCCTATCTCTTGCTTCCACATCTACGTCCACACCTGCGAGTGCCACGGCTGCCACAGCTGCCACAGGCACCTCTGCAGCAGCAGTGCCCTCGCCGACAGTTCCATATGCGTCGGACGACCCAAACTACTCGTACCTTGACCGCTACCAGAGCGGCACACCCGAGCCCATCATGGGTGCAGCCGGAGCGGACATCCTTGGACCGCAGAACATACCGCTGGAGAGGGAGAGTCCGGACTTCATGGCGCCTCCTACGACCGATAGCGGCACTGT GGAAAACGTGAAGTGGCCGATGGCGATATCGCACAACCGAGTGCAAGACGGAGGATGGGCTCGTCAACAGAATG AGCACGACATGCCGCTTGCGACTGCGATGGCAGGGGTGGATATGAGACTGAAGGCTGGGGCGATTCG TGAGATGCACTGGCATGTTACCGCAGAG TGGGGATACGTCATGGCA GGTAGCTGCAGGGTCAACGTCGTCAATCAGCTCGGTCGCAACTATCTTGCCGATGTg TATCCCGGTGACCTGTGGTACTTCCCAGAAGGCATCCCGCACTCCATCCAAGGACTCAACGACACTGCCGACGGATGCGA TGGGACTTTCAGCGAGGACTCTACGTTCTTGCTGACTGACTGGATGGCACACGTGCCGAAGGAGGTGCTGGCGAAGAACTTCCGAGTCAATGCGTCTGCGTTCGACCACATCCCTGGGGAGCAGCTGTGGATCTTCCCGTCGGCTGTGCCGACCGAGAGCGTGGCAGAGGCGAACCCTGTGAGTCCGCAAGGAGAGGCACTGCTGCCATACACGTTTGCTGCGAGCAAGGCGCCGGCTACGAACGTGA GTGACTGGAGGGTCTGTGAAGGTGGTGGACTCGCGGACGTTCAACGTGTCGAAGACGATCGCGGTGGCAGAGGTGACTGTGGTGCCTGGGGTATCCGTGAGCTGCAT TGGCATCCTACCCAACCCGAGTGGACGTTCTATCT GGAGGGAACTGCACGTGTGACTGTGTTCGCATCTTCAGGCAACGCTCGCACCTTTGACTACCAGGCTGGTGACATCG GATATGTACCGCCCACCTTCGGTCACTATGTCGAGAATACCGGGAACACGACGATGAAGTACCTTGAGATCTTCAAGACCGACATATACGAGGACATCAGTCTGAACCAGTGGCTTGCTCTCACGCCACCTGAGATGGTCAAG GCACACCTGCAACTGGATGACGAGACGATCTCGCAGCTACAGAAAGTGAAGCCGATTGTTGTAGGACCTGGCGAGTGGTAA
- a CDS encoding pectinesterase, with protein MLFTPLLALATYAAAAPAGTSSSLSVAPTSTSTPASATAATGTSAAAVPSPTVPYASDDPNYSYLDRYQSGTPEPIIGAAGADILGPQNIPLERESPDFMAPPTTDSGSVENVKWPMAISHNRVQDGGWARQQNEHDMPLATAMAGVDMRLKAGAIREMHWHVTAEWGYVMAGSCRVNVVNQLGRNYLADVYPGDLWYFPEGIPHSIQGLNDTADGCEFMLVLDSGTFSEDSTFLLTDWMAHVPKEVLAKNFRVNASAFDHIPGEQLWIFPSAVPTESVAEANPVSPQGEALLPYTFAASKAPATNVTGGSVKVVDSRTFNVSKTIAVAEVTVVPGGIRELHWHPTQPEWTFYLEGTARVTVFASSGNARTFDYQAGDIGYVPPTFGHYVENTGNTTMKYLEIFKTDIYEDISLNQWLALTPPEMVKAHLQLDDETISQLQKVKPIVVGPGEWAGKDCRIVRWHRSLCLDARGAATIESRADVPAGAITIGSGGKYSTISAALKDTSSNIYYIYSGTYKEQVYINRANVKIYGQTASKLNYNSNTVTITNSLSAAAAGSNDLSGTVRVAAAGVSLYNLNIANTYGKGAQAIALSVQAGTFGAYACKLTGYQDTLLANKGTQFYGRSYINGATDFIFGTEASIWITKSTIETVASGYITASGRNSGDANYYVIDNSTIKGTGSCYLGRPWREYARVIFQNSNIGSNIVAAGWKNWNDNTPNTAHVYYGEYNNSGAGAWNSKRVSFATKMTSPIAISTVLGSTSWVDSAYL; from the exons ATGCTGTTTACTCCTCTCCTCGCACTTGCCACCTATGCCGCCGCCGCTCCAGCCGGTACTAGCTCCAGCCTGTCTGTCGCTCCCACATCTACATCCACACCTGCGAGCGCCACTGCTGCCACAGGCACCTCTGCAGCAGCAGTGCCCTCGCCGACAGTTCCATATGCATCGGACGACCCAAACTACTCGTACCTTGACCGCTACCAGAGCGGCACACCTGAGCCGATCATAGGTGCAGCCGGAGCGGACATCCTTGGACCGCAGAACATACCGCTGGAGAGGGAGAGTCCGGACTTCATGGCGCCTCCTACGACCGATAGCGGCTCTGT GGAAAACGTGAAGTGGCCGATGGCGATATCGCACAACCGAGTGCAAGACGGAGGATGGGCTCGTCAGCAGAACG AGCACGACATGCCGCTTGCGACTGCGATGGCAGGGGTGGATATGAGACTGAAGGCTGGGGCGATTCG TGAGATGCACTGGCATGTTACTGCAGAG TGGGGATATGTCATGGCT GGTAGCTGCAGGGTCAACGTCGTCAATCAGCTCGGTCGCAACTATCTTGCCGATGTg TATCCCGGTGACCTGTGGTACTTCCCAGAAGGCATCCCGCACTCCATCCAAGGACTCAACGACACTGCCGACGGATGCGAGTTCATGCTT GTCCTGGATAGTGGGACTTTCAGCGAGGACTCTACGTTCTTGCTGACTGACTGGATGGCACACGTGCCGAAGGAGGTGTTGGCGAAGAACTTCCGAGTCAACGCGTCTGCGTTCGACCACATTCCTGGCGAGCAGCTGTGGATCTTCCCGTCGGCTGTGCCGACCGAGAGCGTGGCAGAGGCGAACCCTGTGAGTCCGCAAGGAGAGGCGCTACTACCATACACTTTTGCTGCGAGCAAGGCACCGGCTACGAAC GTGACCGGGGGGTCTGTGAAGGTGGTGGACTCGCGGACGTTCAACGTGTCGAAGACGATCGCGGTGGCAGAGGTGACTGTGGTGCCTGGAGGTATCCGTGAGCTGCAT TGGCATCCTACTCAACCTGAGTGGACGTTCTATCT AGAGGGAACTGCACGTGTGACTGTGTTCGCATCTTCAGGCAACGCTCGCACCTTCGACTACCAGGCTGGTGACATCG GATACGTACCACCGACGTTCGGTCACTACGTCGAGAACACTGGCAACACGACGATGAAGTACCTTGAGATCTTCAAGACTGACATATACGAAGACATCAGTCTGAACCAGTGGCTCGCTCTCACGCCGCCTGAGATGGTCAAG GCACACCTGCAACTGGATGACGAGACGATCTCGCAGCTGCAGAAAGTGAAGCCGATTGTCGTGGGACCTGGAGAGTG GGCTGGCAAAGACTGCCGCATTGTGCGGTGGCACAGG TCTTTATGCTTGGAT GCCCGTGGGGCCGCGACCAT TGAGTCGCGAGCTGATGTTCCTGCTGGAGCCATTACTATTGGTTCTGGTGGGAAGTATTCGACTATTTCTGCAGCATTAAAGGACACTAGCAG TAATATATATTATATCTACTCCGGAACTTACAAGGAGCAAGTTTACATAAATAGAGCCAACGTCAAGA TCTACGGTCAGACCGCTAGTAAACTCAATTACAATTCTAATACTGTGACGATTACCAACAGCCTTTCGGCGGCTGCAGCAGGAAGCAACGATTTGAGTGGTACTGTGAGGGTTGCCGCTGCCGGTGTTAG TCTGTACAATCTCAA TATCGCAAACACCTATGGAAAAGGCGCACAGGCAATTGCATTGAGTGTCCAGGCCGGAACATTTGGAGCTTATGCTTGCAAGCTTACCGGATATCAAGACACTCTTTTGGCAAACAAG GGTACCCAATTTTACGGAAGGAGCTATATAAATGGCGCTACCGACTTT ATCT TTGGGACAGAGGCCTCTATCTGGATCACCAAGTCGACTATTGAAACCGTTGCGTCTGGATACATCACCGCGTCTGGACGTAATTCTGGCGACGCAAATTACTATGTAATTGATAATTCGACG ATCAAGGGCACCGGATCTTGCTACCTTGGCCGACCGTGGCGCGAGTATGCGCGTGTTATCTTCCAAAACTCAAATATTGGTAGTAATATTGTTGCTGCGGGGTGGAAG AACTGGAATGATAATACTCCAAACACCGCCCATGTTTATTACGGAGAATACAACAACTCGGG GGCTGGAGCGTGGAACTCCAAGCGCGTATCATTTGCAACCAAGATGACTTCGCCGATTGCAATTTCAACCGTGCTTGGCTCCACGAGCTGGGTTGATTCAGCTTACCTGTAA